The Dunckerocampus dactyliophorus isolate RoL2022-P2 chromosome 16, RoL_Ddac_1.1, whole genome shotgun sequence nucleotide sequence CTTTTGCACTCCTGGGGAGGTTCTTGATGACGATGACTGAAAGGGCAAACATTTGAGAGAAATTAGCCCAGGCACAATTGACaatcatttttgttgaaaaccgaggttctgttgcatacactcctgatcaaaattttaaaaccagttgaaaaattgcaagaatttatattttgcactgttgcgtcttaaggaggttctcagtagagcttcaaaaagcaaaaagaagaaatgggagtgagtaaatgtaagcaatttattgcaagcaaGTGAAATAGGCTCCTCAACAGATGGTcaaaagaccatagctcaaaaaacattgaaacccccctaaaatagaaataaaaggtTAGCAAAAAGGAGTCAGTTATAGGTAGCTGCGCCATACTTGTTAATCACcataaaaatgggtttgggcatgcctGATGCCAGCGAGcctcgtgggaatgttgctccaggtggtgaagatggcttcaaggagggcatccactgtctggaactaatgttctcaattggatttccatcagcaaaagagtgagcttattacTCCGGAAGAAtccctttgtcaggcgggcattgtgaagcgCAGCGttatcctgttgaaaaagccagccattaccacacagacgaaggccttcagtcatgagggatgcccccctcTCCACATAGCcttctgccgtttgacgcccctgcacaatctgaagctccgttgttccattgaaagaaaaagcagcccaaATCATGATgacgccccctccactgtgccgtggggAAAACATCTCAGTAACATCTCAGTAAAGTCAGAAGTAAAAATGTTCTtctacctttcaatgtcccatgtttggtgctctcctgtaaatttccaaacgggcaatttcgtggcgttgaaggagacaaggcctttgaagacgtttattcttcttaaaacccttttctcgcagatgccgtctgatggttattagacTGTACTCGGCACCAGCAAcagccttcatttgggccgaggatgatCCCAGAAAAAGCTTTATTGCCTttgtcatcaagagatcatgacggtgtgaatacctgacagaaaatcacatttaatccccatttttgccaagattttggcttttaaaggctgtggtaaacttttgatcagctgatgaacagcctatttcactttaatgcctatttgcaataaattgcttactcaaagtggtttgtttttctcactcccatttcttctttttgcactttgaagctctgcttagaacctgcttaagatccaacagtgcaaaatgtaaattcttgcaatttttcaactggtgttaacactgtgatcaggagtgtatatggaCATTGTGTTATGACATTGGTAGTTTACTAGCACAGTACAAATTGCTGCCTTTTATAAAGCTAGGTTCGATTCCCACTTAACACCCCAGCTTTGGATCTTAAACTAATTACACGAGTAAGAAAACGTGATGGAGACCACACATGGCAGGCTGAAACAGAGGAAAATTGTATCAATAATTGCACAATTTGGGATACTATTGTTAAAATATAGTGACTTCTTATCATGAGTTCAAGTCCACACTAGTTATTAACCATATGTGATTATCTTAGTATAACTACAAAATACCAAATACTAGACCAAAAGTAAAAGGCGCTTCAGCTTCTTGTTAGTCACTTTGAAAAAAGGCCTTGTCATTCTATGTGGCACTCATTAATGCAGAATGGTGTCATAATCTGTCATACCAATCTGTCAATCTCACCATGTGAAAATCTTACTGCAGAAACATGCAAGGTGTGTGTCTTtattaggggtgcacaataattgggccgatatcagggaattatgacaACATACCCATGAATcggataacattaaaaatagctccgataacgataaaaaaacgctccaattagGTGAGGTTACtcgtgcgggtgagcaaatcgaGCGCTTCTTTTTCCTCCTGCTTGTGACGTGTaaggcctgtcgtaacttcccctgagctcacttggaaacaaacattcactttcagaggaaggacgttgtaccaaatgctccacgatgaagggaaaaaaaaacaaaacgccaGCACCGCCAGTGacaaggtttgccagagacctccgttgCGTCACACCGGATGCCGGCTAATGTCAAGTTAACAGCTGGTTAAATTTAACCGAGTTTTGGACAGCAAGATAACGGTGCCGTTAAAGTTAACGGTTGGTTCCGTCTACTTAACCAGTGGTTTTGAACAACCTGGCcctggtgtgcacaaactacagttgtagacataaaaaagttatcagttatcagtatcatatcggtcttgagaagcagaaaggtaTGGtatcggtttaaaaaaaaaagatatcatgcATCTCTTGTCTTGATGTAAGTTTTGCGGTTCGGGGTTCGCTTGTCAACAAACAGCAAATTTCCATAATAGAATTGGTAAGCTTAAAACTCATTTTGGACTCTTTTCATAAAAGCATTAGCACCCAAGTGAACCGCGGAGCCATACTGCACTTCCCTGTGTAGTTAAGAGTAAATAAAACACTTAATCAACAGCGTAATGAGTCCCGGATGCAATAAGCATTACAAATGATCCCCATTCATCAGTATGTGTTGTTCATCAGGGTGTGTTTTCTATTGTGATGAGATGTTGTGTACCAACATGTCATTAAATGTTAATGATGATGATTGTGGCGATTAAATGACCCAAATAAATACTAAGTTGCCTTTTAATGCGCTGTGACCTATTACTTCGCTGTGCTgtgtcattttcaaaaaaagtgtGCTAAGTCCAattgttgtgtgttgttgtgtatGTGGTGATATTTGGTTTATACCAAGGGCCAAACCAATGTACATCTCTGATTCGAGAAATGATCTTGGATCAGTCGGAGACTCGTCATTTTGGTCAAAATAATACAACGCAATTCTGACTAAGCATGCTTCATTTCAAACTTTTTGAAATAAAGGCGACACAAGCAGCAAACACGCCGTTTAGTGTGCGGTACCGCAGTACATATTTATCACCAGTCACTGTTTAGTCCTTCACGTCAGCAAATGCATCTTGCTAAGACTCATGACTCCTCTGAGGGACGAAGGTTATTGCAAGTTCATCACTACTTTTTGTAAATGAGCTTTTAAGAATCCATGTTTGCCGTCCTGATTAACACGCTCTCGCCCTTTtctgtattgattttttttcaccataATGACACATCCTGTTGCTGGGTGGTAAATGCGAGTGTCAAAACTTGATATATATAGATGCACACTCACTTTCTGGCAAGTGGCCTTGGTATAAGCAAGTAGCAGAGTGATATGTGCATGTTTAAATGGATTTGGCAAAGGCAGTGGTTCCTTGCTCCAATGTTATCCATTAAGGTCAAACATGCACCAGTGGGTGTAATCTCCATATCCTATTTGGGCAGCCAGTGATGAAGGAGTTATGTGTGTCAAGTTCATGTTCAATCTGAGATGGCATGTATCTGTAATtggtatgttttcattttcCTCTCATACTGGAGGTGATGAAAAATACGAGACATATACAGAATCATTTAAATGTTGTGTTGGTTGTAGCACTTTGAGGTTTGACTTTACATTCTTAAATAATTGACTAGCCTCAGCTGAGATTggttacaaaacaaaacaaagcactatttaaagggtccctgacatgatttctcaaccttgcttaaatatgttatactgtatattgtttgtaattatgttctacattgttcagtttttgaaagcgaacggtaaattcacaaaaattacatttaaagttcatggcgccacccatgacaaGCTGGCTCtggctgttcagtctcatttcagGAAGGTAAACAAGCATGCCGGtatacgagacagaggatgtttacagtgattacagcaaagatttgagcgatgtgtcaatgtgtcttttcaaggagaaaagaaggaagaaacatatggagatgaaatggagagcttgcagaacatggacttaagcatGGAGacgaagattggtcgccttcaaatcACAGAATGGCaaatgtaaattactctggagaaAAGCTGCAAGaattaatcgatggttaatcgattaACCAATTAATGGACAACTATtttaataatcaattaatcatttttttatttagatatgtaaatatcctccgatttcagcctctcaaatgtgaatattttttaatttccttagtcatccatgaaagcagacctattatttttgtgtttcagCCAAAACAAGGTCAGCTTTGACTTAAGAAAACTGtgatttttgcctcttttctgatatgttgcggacccagcaactaactgtagttgtttgcttcatattaagTTGAtccatctatggcctaaccgattacgcCATTAATTGAGACAACaaacttcagattaatcgactacaaaaatgcaaaaattattgtatttttgtgtacatttattgcacacaatttagatttttttgtatttaacattattttaacagaatattcaagcggcaacctggtgtttgtgctcTTACTTGCTAggtcagttcaaatcttctatttctgaataaagaggcggaaattaaaaatgtcttttgtttAAATCCGATTTATCGAGTAACTGAAAAAATAATTgaccgattaatcggttattaaaataatcgttagttgcagccctactctggagttgcgcatccttcaattattgtttttaatcggcttattaatgagcataaaggggtccctatagcctgatttatttcatattcCGTCACCGTCACGGCCCCCTCACCATCAGCACATCTCTGTGAAAAAAGGTGTTACCCTGATGACGTCACTTCGGGAAacgagactgaacagcgagagctagttTGTCACGCGTGCttccatgaactataaatgtaatttttgcaaacaatgtagaacataattacaaacaatatctaacatatttaagcaaagttgatcaataatgtcagggaccctttaaatattcaagttgaaAGACTTTCCTATTtgtgtctaaataaacagaatgtaAAATCTGACCCACATTTTCAGTGTTTCTGAATGTGCAATAATGCTGTGGCTAATCTCTTCCTTCTTCTCTCTTCCTCTTTACTGGACAGCTCCACTTAAACCCAGatgcctcctcttcctctcgaCGAGCGCATAGTGGTCATCCAGCGGCCTAAAAACTTATCCTTGTGTGAGGCTTCCCCTCAAGCCATCCCACATCACTCCTCTCAGATATCCGCATCGTCAAATGAACAAGTCACCCGTGTTCCTCGGCCTCACCCTTCCCAGCCTCATTTCTACTCACCCACCTGTAAATCTTTGACTCTGGAATGCAAACGCAGATCCTCCCGTGCGCAGAAAATAACGGGCGACCATCCGGTTGTCCCGGTGGGTTACCAACAAGTCCCAAGCCACTGCCACAGCAACGGAACCGTAACTCTCGGTCCACGACTGccgtcgcacacacacacgattgATATCAGACTGAAAGTGGACAAAGGCGGAAGAGCAGGAATCAGTAACTCGCTTGGTCGTAGTGAAAGTGTCAAGGGTGCACGGGTAAAATGCCCCCCTTCACATTTGGATCCATTTGAGAGAAGAAGTGGAGGTGAACACAAGTCACAGAGAAGTCGACAAAGTCAGCCATCATCCTCCGTCCTGCAGTTTGTCCCCGCCCAGGCACAGCAGTACAAGCTCAGGGGtgaaagagaaaaagaaaatttTCTTAACAGAACTGACCAAGAATTTCCCTTGCTGGATTATAAGAATTCCAAGCTGGGCACTGTGCGTCAAAGCCATACAAGTCACAGTCTTCCCTCCCACCGTAACGCCGTCCCTGTCCCCCATGCTGCCATCCTGAACCATCCCTCTTCCTCTCCCCCTCAACCCGCACACCTCCCTATCGCCCTCCAACAACTCAACGAGCCTCGTTCTTCCCGACACAGGGATCACCGTCCTCACATTCTTTATGGTCTCCCCCTTTCTCCCTGCACCTCCCATGCAGGGGGGTTCCCTAGCCCTGACCACACCTGCACCATCGACTGCACCCACCCCTTCGGATGCGGCTGCTGGAGGTTGGTAAGATGCAGAGGGTCTAAGGGCCACTCCTCTACCTGCCAAGGTGGTGGAGGTAGCTCTTCCACCTCCTTTTCCTGTGGTCACAATGTCGGCGCAGTAAAAAAAGGAGGCAAAGATATGGGGCTGAAAACTCTTGGAGGGTGTCTCTCCACCGCCTCCACCTCTAACACCTCATCAACCAACAGCACTGTGTCTGACCACCAGTCGAACCTGTTCAAACCCCTCCGCTGTGCCTCCTGTGCCAGTGAGGCTGGAACCTTTGAGAGTCCTGCGATTCTTCGTAAAAAACTGATGGGGGGATGTCTGCCCTGTACCCCGTTATCCTCCTCTGCCCCTCTGAGGGCATTTCAAAGCTGTGTCACAGGCTGCAAtcccaaagcctcccagacaggTAGCTCCACCTGTAGCTACTGTAGCAGCGACCCCATAGTGGTAACATTTAACCCTCGCAGGGGTAAACCACCTGGAAGAAGCGTCGGACCGCCTCATTCGGCGACTATGTTTCAAGCTGACGATGATGACTACAGTGTGCGTACCATTTGGCCAGAGGAACTGGCCAGAAAGATGACCCATTCCACAGCTCAAAAGAATCACTGTACCGGCATAGGAGTAGGAGTCGGGAAGACCACTTCAAGTCAGATCCAAAATGGAAGCAACGGAACTGGGCTTGTTCTCCTGGACTGTCAAAATCTTCAAGAGTACACACACTCTCAGCTAACAGACCACGCTGGACGGCGGCGCCTACAGCAGGGAAAGATGGCTGCCCTGGATTTTATGGGCTGCAGGTCGGGATCGGGATACGACGAAGGCCGGAACTCGCTCAGGAGGCTTCTGAATAAAGCCGACAATATAGGAACAGGCGGCGGTCTTGAGCACGACAGACACGCCCCATACCCTCGTTCACCTTCTCCCCGCTCTCCTTCTCCGCCATCACCTGTTTCCTTTTCGCCTCCACCGTCCGCCCCCAGCACACTCATCAAACCCAAACCCTGGCTGAGAGACAGGGAGGGGGGGCATTCGCTACCATCAGCTCAGTCCCTTCACTTGGCTCTGAACTCACTCAACAGAGAGCAAGATGAGGAGAAGAGCAGAAGTAAGACTCTTATTCTTAACTTATTCTGTGCATAGAGATAAACAAATGAGGGTCATACTGCTCGAGGAACTAAACCAATGGATCAAATCCAAGCTCTTTAAGGGGAGAAATCACTTTTGGTTCTCGGCCAGCTCAAATCAATCAAGATCAGACAAAAATAGCAATATGAATGATTTACAGTATCAATATAAGTAGGAATTCAAAAActtatgaagaaaaaacattgacTGTTTTCTCTTTTGGCCAATGATTGCCAGATAATTGTTTGACAACACTTTATCACAGGCTGCAACCGGGGGTACGCAAATAACATCTCAGAGGGTGTAAAAACTCGAAACCCATgtgcaaaatgtgttttcagATACTACAAATGTAGCAGGTGCAAGAACATAAAATATCTCGGGGTTTGTAATGGAAAATAGATGTGTTGGTGAGGGAGGTAGCTtaagatgtattgttgttttttttgtcaactttcttctatcTTGGAAACTCTTGGTTTGAGTCGGATTTGTTTGAGTTGACCACATGATTGCATCCATGACATGATCTTGTGCAACTTTACAGACAATCTCTGAGGCATCTGACTttagaagttccactgtattttctctaaaaaaaatgttccaaaatcTTATCTTGCAGTGCACCTTTCCCTGCCACTGTCGTCTTCGCTGCCAGCCTCCCTGTCCGACGAGTCTGTGATGACTCCCGATGCAGAGAATGCAGTGGTCAGCCCCATCCTTCCATTCTTGTTCCTTGGAAACGAACGGGACGCTCAGGACTTGGATCTTCTGTTGCGCCTCAACATCGGCTACGTGGTCAACGTGACGACGCACCTGCCCCTCTACCATGTCAAATCCGGACTGCGCTACAAAAGGCTGCCAGCCACAGACAACAGCAAACAAAACCTTCGACAATACTTTGAGGAGGTTTTTgagtttattggtgagactttTACACTAACTTTCAGTGAAGTAGTCTTTACTTCACCTAGTAGAGTTTTTATGCCTTCATCCGATTTTGGTCATACAAAAAGGTACATATAGACAATGACCGttcacacttatggacaatttagagtctccaaatatattttggaatgtgggcttTGGGGATCATGTTAGTAGCTAAGTTAACTTGTTCAGAGTATCCAGAGAACACTACGCATGCGCAACCAGCATGATCCAGCTAGCCCCCAGTCCCGCAGAATGAGAGTCAATagcgctagccatcgagctaaagTCCCGGACGGTCAACTCAATGTCCAGCACAACTCTTATGgtatcagggagtgaggtttaccaacgtatttcgcacagctgcaccagctggtATTTGCTAGCCAGTCATCGAGCTGAAATCCCAGGCTTTCAACGTCCAGCgtgactcttaaggtgtcagagagtgaggtttaccagcgTACTTTCGCACAGCTGCACCagttggcatccgttacactcacccccCAAAACCTCACTCTCATCCAGGTCGCAGCACCAATGTAACTAGCCTTGTCCAGCCAGCCTCACATTCCGGCCGGCCTCGACCCAGAGTCCGCAGAATGAGAGTTGAGAGCGCTAGCCATTGAGCTAAAAGCCTGGAGTGTCAACTCAATGTCCAGCGCGACTCTTAAGGTATTAGGGAGTGAGGTTTAGCAactggcatccattacacatGCACGGGTAGGGCTGGccaatattttttaagcaaagtgagtttacctgtcaagttgttttattaaaataaatacttaacaaaaataaagtaggccattctctttttgaaataaatatagaaagtcaaatatagtatttttttttataacaaactcttagctatgctcaaatcctcaactaataaaaaaagaacaaaatatgaaggagtgccagggaaattttaaaatgtcagcaactcaaaaatactttaaattgaacagcagtatttttttaggtaaacaattttagaagacacaagcatgtccttattttgcgccaggaacaccaacctgtcaagtgcatcaggcttagcaactgtgtCCAATTTCCTGGTACAtctgtggtagagcttgtcatgctaaataattgtgactgcgatGCTCGCGAGTCCATccttttcagcaggtttttaaagccgcTGTTGCAACGGTGACCATATCTTAGCGATGTGATTGGACCCCTCTTcataatagcacaccactttgcttttcctttcatgaggaacgcaacaggagtGCGGCAGACAgcgcgcagcttcacacattcctcgtattggagtttgtgccaagtttcaAAGTGGTGAAAACGATTTTTTTATTCAGAggacctccacattactgatgTACCGCTtattctattttaaaaatatcgacTGTGAGGCCAGCATGCTAAACACTAGGCCACTAGGCCATGATTGTAAAGTTTACAAATTTCTCAttgcatatttttgttgttattccaGTTCATGAAGTTGTATTTTCTTCATCCACAGAGGAGGCATATCAGAGTGGGCAGGGAGTGTTGGTGCATTGCCAGGCAGGTGTGTCCCGGTCTGCAACCATCGTCATCGCCTACTTAATGAAGCACACCCTCATGACAATGACAGACGCCTACAAATACGTGCGTAGCCGTCGCCCTGTGGTGTCCCCAAATTTAAACTTCATGGGCCAGCTTTTGGAGTTTGAGAGAGACCTCAACTCAGGGGTGACTCCTCGCATCCTGATGCCTAAACTCGATGGTGTGGAGACGCAGGTGTGAGGAACATCTCTGGCCAGGAGGACACGGAATTGGCTTTGGAGAGCAGGTTATTACGATAGGAAAATGGCGGCATGTTCTGGCAATTAGTGCACTTTTATACTGTGAAACATGAGAGAATCTGGTACATGACCTCATGTTAGTAGCTAATTTAACTTGATCATCATCCAGTACGCTGTTTATAGATAATGTGCCAATATAGATAACATTATATTGAGATATCTTTTCTTTTTATCCTGATGCCTCTTCCTACTGCTCCTGTCATTTACTACACAAGTCACTGTTAACATGCCCCACTTGCATGCAAAATAGcattgccactttgatacaatATTTCTCAGCACATTATTGCAATGCAGTGACCAAATTTGGCCATCATTTAGTCATGCTTGTGGGCTATTTCATGTTGGGGCGTTGTCCTGTAGAGCCTAATGGACCTAATGCAGATATAAGTAGCATTAAACTGGGaggtacagtgcagaagaggcCAATATCTCATAAAACAATAGTCAGTGAAACTTCGTATTTAAAAGAAGTGAGTATGATCAGGCAGTGCATTAACATTTCACGGCAGCCAAACTGCAGACTTAACAATCCATAACTAAACAAAACTTGAAGGGTTGATGTGTTTATAATGTAAAGAGACCAGATGCGTGGCATGGCTGACTTTCAACTGTGGTACATCAGATAGAGGTACATCTTCTTCAGAGTACTTATTTTTGGTTTCTCGGTTCATTGGAAATGCATGTTTATTTCACTAGCCACAACATTAAGTCCCTGCACATCTAACGAGATCTGATTTTGCAAATTGTCCTAAATGACATTGTCAGAGAGATATTCAATAGATACAATGTTCATTCCTGTAGTTTGCTTTGGTGTAGAGCTGCACTGCGTTATACTTAGAACTGTTTGGGTTAGCTTATTTTGCTTCATCGCAGTTCTATTCCACGGCTAACTacagctacaataaaaaaaacaaacatctgacACGTTCTCttaacctgctgactaaaaacttGTACAATGTTAACTTCATGAAAAATAGCAGCAAATGAAACCTTGCATTCATAAAACATTAATGGCAGTGATAACAATTgcgatgattggacaccacataaTTAACTAGCACATCATTGTTAATCTAAAGTAATTTGGCCACATAACtaagcctagcttcttgctttgcaacCCTGAAGGCGTTTGAGGCGCTTCCCACGCAAATTAACACCTGTGATGGCGGAGGACGCGAAAGGTAACcgttgttattggatttccaaattTCATGTACTTGGTCAATACTCCATGTGCAgcaaaaaatgtgcaaacagcacatcaataatgacttccactgcaattaattttacaggatgcaattcgAGACTCACTCAATAAACACACTTTCATAATGTCCATAGAATAGAAGCTTCTTGTAAAGATCCCTGCAGGTTCGGAGAATGTGTCATGTTATGACGTGAATGCAGTGTCAACCAAAAGTGAGTTTCTTTATCTTTGTGAGTGCTGAGCTTGTGCTATAACTCTTGTCTGACATcccagattgtgtgtgtgtgcctaatGTAGTGGAGAGTGAATACTTTCATGGGTTATGGGCTGATGCCACAGTAACTACAGTCATATTATGTTTTTCTCTCTGTTTTTAATACATTGACCGATGTCTTGTTTGGTGACTGTTTAGGCTTTTACGCGTTCTTTCCTGACTTGAggagaggaggggaaaaaaagagccatTGAAAAATGTTTACACTCTCTTAACGCTCTTCGATGACACTCCGCAAACCAAATCTACTTTGCTTTAAGGTCATTTACCTTTTGTGACGGAGTAAGAATCACAAGTTCTTTCCTCTAGATGTGCTCCTCCTTCTGCCTTATTCTCCTCACTGTGGCCCTCGTGACTATGCATCGCTGTATTGTCAAGGCTTTGATTCGAAAAGGTACCTTGATTCACTGTGAGCGCTTCTTCTACTGTGAAGGTCGAGGCCTTAGGTCCTTTCAGCATCCATCACCGCCTTGTCGCAAACAAACCAACGCCACTGAAACACATGAAAAGGACATGAGGGGGGGCGGTTGCCTTTGAAGCAAACGGCACAGAAAGGTAATTAATGCAGTCATGTCGGTGATgtaaggctgtaaagcatttcatgtgtacagtcggccctcgtaatatcgcggttcgattatcgctcccatGCTGTATCACGGTTctgcagaaatgaatgaattcataaatgatggctgtttcgtggtagactgtggtctattattactccaaacatattgaaatacaagtgacatgcagtattctggtcactgggcggcagtaatgacacaaaacattgagacatgaccttacatcacattacctgaacactgcatgaagtcatgatagagtggaaaaaaaattctcctctcatccagtgtggaagtggtaactttttggcttcttaagtttagaaaaaataaattcaaggctaactggttagctcgctagctcatTAGCTAGCGACTGTCTGGGGTCCCTGCAGCATCAGAGTTGCAgtatggtgtaaacaatgaataacaggagtgtaaaggggactacaggggtgttatttcactatgaaaatt carries:
- the si:dkey-175m17.7 gene encoding uncharacterized protein si:dkey-175m17.7 — protein: MPPLPLDERIVVIQRPKNLSLCEASPQAIPHHSSQISASSNEQVTRVPRPHPSQPHFYSPTCKSLTLECKRRSSRAQKITGDHPVVPVGYQQVPSHCHSNGTVTLGPRLPSHTHTIDIRLKVDKGGRAGISNSLGRSESVKGARVKCPPSHLDPFERRSGGEHKSQRSRQSQPSSSVLQFVPAQAQQYKLRGEREKENFLNRTDQEFPLLDYKNSKLGTVRQSHTSHSLPSHRNAVPVPHAAILNHPSSSPPQPAHLPIALQQLNEPRSSRHRDHRPHILYGLPLSPCTSHAGGFPSPDHTCTIDCTHPFGCGCWRLVRCRGSKGHSSTCQGGGGSSSTSFSCGHNVGAVKKGGKDMGLKTLGGCLSTASTSNTSSTNSTVSDHQSNLFKPLRCASCASEAGTFESPAILRKKLMGGCLPCTPLSSSAPLRAFQSCVTGCNPKASQTGSSTCSYCSSDPIVVTFNPRRGKPPGRSVGPPHSATMFQADDDDYSVRTIWPEELARKMTHSTAQKNHCTGIGVGVGKTTSSQIQNGSNGTGLVLLDCQNLQEYTHSQLTDHAGRRRLQQGKMAALDFMGCRSGSGYDEGRNSLRRLLNKADNIGTGGGLEHDRHAPYPRSPSPRSPSPPSPVSFSPPPSAPSTLIKPKPWLRDREGGHSLPSAQSLHLALNSLNREQDEEKSRMHLSLPLSSSLPASLSDESVMTPDAENAVVSPILPFLFLGNERDAQDLDLLLRLNIGYVVNVTTHLPLYHVKSGLRYKRLPATDNSKQNLRQYFEEVFEFIEEAYQSGQGVLVHCQAGVSRSATIVIAYLMKHTLMTMTDAYKYVRSRRPVVSPNLNFMGQLLEFERDLNSGVTPRILMPKLDGVETQV